The window CGGTCCTCGGCACCCACACCCACGTCCCCACCCTGGACGCCACCCGCCTGCCCAAGGGCACCCTCTACCAGACCGACGTGGGCATGACCGGGACCTACCACTCCATCATCGGGGGGGAGGTGGAGACCTTCCTCGCCCGCTTCCTCACGGGCCGCCCCCAGCCCTTCCGCGCCGCCCAAGGCAAGGCCCGCTTCCACGCCACGGAGCTCGTCTTTGAAGGGGGGAGGCCCGTGGCCATAAGCCCCTACGTCTGGGAGGAGCCGTGAGCCAGGACCCCTTCGCCCTCCTTAAGGCCGAGGTGGACCTCCTCGGCCGCCTCCTCGGGGAGGCCATCCGGACCCTCTCCGGGGAGCGCTTCTTCGCCCTGGTGGAGGAGGTGCGGGCCCTCGCCAAGGCCCGCCGCCAGGGGGACGAGGCGGCGGGAGAGGCGCTTCTGGCCCGGGTGGAGGGGCTTTCCACCGAGGAGGCCGAGGCCTTGGTGCGGGCCTTCACCCACTACTTCCACCTGGTGAACCTGGCGGAGGAGCGGCACCGGGTGCGGGTGAACCGCCTAAGGGCCCAGGCCGAGACCCTGGAAAGCCCCAGGCCCGAGGGCTTCCTGGCCCTGGCCAAGGCGCTTAAGGAGCGGGGGCTTTCCCTGGAGGAGGCCGAGGCCCACCTGAACCGCCTGGAGCTCCTCCTCACCTTCACCGCCCACCCCACGGAGACCCGGCGCCGCACCCTGCGCCACCACCTCGAGGCCCTGCAGAGGGAGCTGGAGGCGGGGGATAGGGAAAGGCTCGCCGCCCGGGTGGCCCTCCTCTACGGCACGGAGGAGGTGCGCAAGGCCCGCCCCACGGTGGAGGACGAGATCAAGGGGGGGCTTTACTACCTGCCCACCACCCTGTGGGAGGCCGTGCCCCGGGTGGTGGCGGGCCTCGAGGCCGCCCTGGAGAGGGTCTACGGGCGAAGGCCCCGCCTGAAAAGCCCCGTGCGCTTTAGGAGCTGGATCGGCGGCGACCGGGACGGCAACCCCTTCGTCACCCCCGAGGTCACCGCCTTCGCCGGGCGCTACGCCCGGGAGGTGGCCCGGAGGCGGTTTCTGGAGGCCCTCGAGGACCTCGTGCGCGACCTCTCCCTGGCCGAGGCCCGCGTTCCCGTCCCCCGGGAGGTGCGGGAGAGGGGAGAGGGGGTGGAGCGCTTCATGGGGGAGCCCTACCGCCGCTACTTCGCCGCCCTGTACCGGGCCTTGGAGCGGGAGGAGGCCACCACGGAAGGGCTTCTCGCCGCCCTGAAGGCGGCGGAGCGGGGGCTTAGGGAGGTGGGGCTTGGCCGGGTGGCGGAGGCCTTCTTGGACCCCTTGGAGGCCCGCCTTTCCGCCTTCGGCCTGGAGCTCGCCCCCCTGGACCTCAGGGAGGAGTCGGGGAGGCTCCTCGAGGCCGCGGCCGAGCTCCTCCGGGTGGGCGGGGTCCACCCCGACTTCCTCGCCCTTCCCCAGGAGGAGCGGGAGCGCCTCCTCACCGAGGAGCTCAAGACCGCCCGCCCCCTCCTCCCCGTGGGGGAGGCCCCGGAGGGGGAGGCCCTAAGGGTGGCCCTGGGGGCCCTGAAGGCCTGGCGGGACAAGGGGGCCCACGTGGTCTCCATGACCCATCACCCGGAGGACCTCCTCGCCGTCTTCCTCCTCGCCCGGGAGGTGGGGCTCTACCGCCCCGGCCGGCCCCTGCCCTTTGACGTGGTCCCCCTCTTTGAGACCCTGGAGGACCTGAGGCGGGCCCCCGGGGTGCTCCGCCGCCTTTTGGAGAACCCCGTCTTCCTGGCCCACGCCCGGGGGCGGGGCGGGGTGGAGGTGATGATCGGCTACTCCGACTCCAACAAGGACGCGGGCTTCCTCATGGCCAACCTCGCCCTCTACGAGGCCCAGGAGGCCTTAAGCCGGGTGGGGGAGGAGGTGGGGCTTCCCGTCTACTTCTTCCACGGCCGGGGGACCTCCACGGCGAGGGGTGGGGGCCCCGCGGGCCGGGCCATCGCGAGCCTCCCGCCCCGGAGCGTGGGGCGGAGGATCCGCCTCACGGAGCAGGGGGAGGCCCTGGCGGACCGGTACAGCCACCCCGACCTCGCCGTGCGCCACCTGGAGCAGATGCTGTACCACTTCGCCCTGGCGGCCCTGGGCCCCGGCCAGGAGCCCGAGGCGCGCTGGCGGGAGGCCCTGGCCCAGGCGGCGGAGGAGAGCACCCGCCGCTACCGCGCCCTCCTCCAGGAGGAGGGGTTCTTTGACTTCTTTGAGGCCTTCACCCCCATCCGGGAGATCGGGGAGCTTCCCATCGCCAGCCGCCCCGTGTACCGCCGGGGGCGGGTGCGGGACATCCGGGACCTCCGGGCCATCCCTTGGGTCATGGCCTGGACCCAGGTCCGGGTTCTCCTGCCCGGCTGGTACGGCCTCTCCGCTCTGGAAGAGCTTCCTTTGGACCTTCTCCGGGAGATGTACCGGGGCTGGCCCTTCTTCGCCTCCACCCTGGAGGCCGCGGCCATGGCCCTCGCCAAGGCGGATATGGGGGTGGCCCGCCTCTATCTGCGCCTGGTCCCCGAGCCCCTGCGGTTCTTCTACCGCCGGCTCGCCGAGGAACACGCCCGCACCGTGGCCCTTTTGGAGGCCGTCTTCCAGGCCCCCCTCCTCCACAACCAGAGGACCCTGGAGCGGCAGATCCGGCTCCGTAACCCCTACGTGGACCCCATCAACATCGTCCAGGTGGAGCTTCTCCGCCGCTATCGGGCTCCCGGGGGCAAGGAGGACGAGGCCCTGAGGCGGGCCCTTCTCCTCTCCATCCTGGGCGTGGCGGCGGGCCTCAGGAACGCGGGTTGAAAACGTCTGCTGGGTTGCCGGCCTAAGGCTTGGGGGCTGCTCCAAGCCGAAGCTCGGTTTGGGGTACCTGCCGTTTTTCTTCTGGGGCCGGCTCAGGTCTTTTTTCTAAGTTCTTCCAAGATCTCCCGAAGAAGCCGGATCTCCTCTGGAGGCTCCGGGGGAGGGGTTTCCTGGGGCGGCTTCCGGAGGCGCTTTTGCGCTTCCCGCATGGGCACCACCACCAGGAAGTAGACGGTCGTCCCCACGATCAGGAAGTTGAGCAGGGCGTTCAAGAACCTGCCCAGGGCGATGGGTCCCAACCTGATTCCGGAGAAATCCGGCACCCCACCCAGGGCGCCGATAAGAGGGGTGATCACGTCCGCCACCAGGCTGCTCACCACCTGGCTAAAGGCCGTGCCGATGATCACGGCCACCGCCAGATCCACCACATTTCCCCGCATCAAGAAGTCTTTCAAATCCCTCCACATAAATCCCCCCACAAGAAAGGCTACCCATTTCCAAGATAACAATGGCGGGCCCGGAGGGATTCGAACCCCCGACCTACCGCTTAGAAGGCGGCTGCTCTGTCCACTGAGCTACGGGCCCAAACAGGGAGCCGGGGCTAAAAGCCCCGGCCAGGCTGGAGCGGGAGACGGGATTCGAACCCGCGACCCTCGGCTTGGAAGGCCGATGCTCTACCAAGCTGAGCTACTCCCGCGTGGTCGGGGCGGCCCGATTTGAACGGGCGACCCCCTGCTCCCAAAGCAGGTGCGCTACCGGCCTGCGCTACGCCCCGGGGCTTCGGCCGCCCACCCGTCAGCATAGCCCTTGCCGCCTGGCGGGTCAAGGCGTGGTAGCATGGGGTCATGAACCTCGGACCCATGGAGATCATCCTCATCCTTCTCATCGTCCTCCTCCTCTTCGGCGCCAAGAAGCTTCCCGAGCTCGCCCGCGGCATCGGCCAGGCGGCCCGGGAGTTTAGGAAGGGGATCCAGGAGGAGGAGAAGAAGGAGGAGCCCAAGGCTTAGAGGCGCTTCAGCACCTCTTCGGCCTCCTTGTAGTCCGGCCTAAGCTTCAAGGCCTCCTGGCACTGGTAGCGGGCCCCCTCCTTGTCCCCGAGCTTCTCGTTCGCCAGGCAGAGGCTGTAGCGGTACTCCGCCCGCTTGGGCTCGAGGCGCACCGCCACCGTGAGGCGGCTTTTCGCCTTCGGGTAGTCCCCGAGGGCCAGGTAGACCTGCCCCAGGTAGTAGTAGGCGGCGGGGAAGCGCAGGGGGGCGAGGGCCACGGCGTTTTCCAGGGCCACCCCCGCCTCCTTGGTCCGCCCCAGGGCGAGGTAGGCCTGGCCCAGGGTGTACCAGCCCTCGGCGTTCAAGGGCTTGATCCGGTGCCCCTCCTCCAACACCCGGGCCGCCTCCTCCGCCTTCCCCTTGAGGAGGAGGGCGGAGGCGTACCGCACCCGCAGGTCTAGGTCCTTGGGGGCCTGCTCCAGGGCCTTGGCGTACTGGGCCAGGGCCTCGTCCAGGCGGCCCATGGAGAGGTAGAGCTCCGCCAGGGCGGAGCGGATCTCGGGGGTGTCCTCGAGGGCCAGGGCCTGTTTGAGGGAGGCCTCCGCCTTGTCCCGCTCGCCCAGGAGGGCGTAGACCAGGCCCCGTTGCAGGTGGAGGGGAGCGTAGCGGGGGTTGACCCGCTCGGCGTCCTTGAGGACGGAGAGGGCCTGCTCCAGGTAGCCCTTGCCCCGCTCCCGGTCCTCCGCCTGCCGGTAAAGGGCCACGTAGGCCTCGGAGAGGACCATGTAGCCCCCCAGGTAGCGGGGGGTGCGGGCCACGAGGGTCTTGCCGTTCTCCAGGGCGGGGTTCACGAGCCCGAGCTTGAGCTGGGTCCGGGCGAGCCAGTAGAGGGCCTCGGGGTCCTGGGGGTTCTCCTTTAGGGCCCGCTCAAAGAGGGTGAGGGCCGCGTCGTACCGCCCCAGGGCGTAGAGCTGGACCCCGAGCCTTAAGGGGTTCTGTTCCGCCGTCTGGGCCGCGGGGGGAGGCGGCGTCTGGGCCAGCCCCCCGGCGGCGAGAAGTCCTGCGACCACCAACAGCCAGCGCATCCTTCCTCCTTCACAGCCTTCACAGCACGAAGCGGGTGAGGTCCGGGGAGGCGAAGACCGCCTCTAGCCGCTTCTCCACGTAGGCCCGGGTGATCTCCACCCGGCCGAGGTCCGTCTGGAAGCTCACCTCCTCCAGCACCTTCTCCAAAACGGTGGCGAGCCGCCTCGCCCCGATGTCCTCGAGCTCTTGGTTCGCCCGGTGGGCCGCCTGCGCGATGGCCCAAAGGGCCTCGTCCTCAAAGACGAGCTCGGTGCCGTCCGCCTTGAGGAGCTCCGTGTACTGGCGGATGAGGGAGTTCTCCGGCTCCTTGAGGATGCGGTAGAACTCCTCGGGGCCCAAGGGGGAAAGCTCCACCCTGATGGGAAACCGCCCCTGGAGCTCGGGGATCAGGTCCGAGGGCTTGGCCACGTGGAAGGCCCCGGCGGCGATGAAGAGGACGTGCTCCGTGGAGATGGGGCCGATCCTCGTGGAGACCACCGTCCCCTCCACGATGGGGAGGAGGTCCCGCTGCACCCCTTCCCCGGAGACGTCGGGGCCCACGGTCCCCTCCCTCCGCGCCACCTTGTCAATCTCGTCAATGAAGACGATGCCCTCCTCCTGGGCGCGGCGCCTCGCCTCCTCCTTGAGCTCCTCCTTGTCTATAAGGCGCTCGGCGTGCTGGTTCTTCAGCACCTCCCGGGCCTCCCTCACGGTCATGCGGCGGCGGACCGGGCGCCGGGGAAGGAGGCCTTTGAGCATCTCCCCCATGCCCCCGAAGGCCTCGCCCCCCAGGACCCCCATGAAGGGGAGGGCGACCTCCTCCTCCACCTGGACCTCCACAAAGTGGCCGTCCAGGCGGCCCGAGCGGACCTCGGCCACCGAGGTGCGGAGCAGGGTGGCGAGCTCCTCCTCGGCGAGGGCCAGGGCCTTTTCCTCCACCTTCTTCTTCATCTCCTCCAGCACGAGCTGGTAGCTCGCCTCCGCCAGGTCGCGGACGATGGAGTCCACGTCCCGGCCCACGTACCCCACCTCGGTGAACTTGGTGGCCTCCACCTTCACGAAGGGGGCCCCGGCGAGGCGGGCGAGGCGGCGGGCGATCTCGGTCTTTCCCACCCCCGTGGGCCCGATCATGAGGATGTTCTTGGGGGTGACCTCCCGGGCGATCTCCGGGGGAAGCTTCTTGCGGCGGTAGCGGTTCCTTAAGGCCACGGCCACCGCGCGCTTGGCCGCCTCCTGGCCCACGATGTGCTTGGAGAGCTCCCGGACGATCTCGGCGGGCGTCAGGTTCATGCTTCCCCCAAAGTGAGGACGGTCACCTGGCCCGAGGTGTAGAGGTCCACCTCGGCGGCGATCCTTAGGGCCTCCGTGGCGATCTCCTTGGCGGAAAGCCCCGTGTGCCGGTAAAGGGCCTTGGCGGCGGCGAGGGCATAAGGCCCCCCGCTTCCCACCGCGAGGAGGGGCTCCTCCGGGGTGATCACCTCCCCGCTTCCCGAGAGGAGGACCATGCTCTCCCGGTCCGCGGCCACGATCATGGCCTGGAGGTGGCGGAGGACCCGGTCGGTGCGCCAGAGCTTGGCCGTCTCCACCGCCCCCTTCAGGAGGTTCCCCTTGGCCTCCTTGAGCCGTTCCTCAAAGCGCTCCAGGAGGGCCAGGGCGTCGGCCACGCCCCCGGCGAACCCCACGAGGACGCCTTCCCCCACCTCCAGCTTCCGCACCTTCACCGCCCCCCGCTTGAGCACGGTCTGGCCGAAGGTGACCTGGCCGTCCCCGGCGAGGGCGGTGACCCCGTCCTTGCGGACGGCGAGGATGGTGGTGCCGTGAATCTCCACGCCGCCAAGATACCCTCGGGGCATGAGAAGGGCGTTAGGCTAGGCGGCGTAGGGCCTCCCAGGCCCCCTCCCGCTCAAAGAGGAGCTTCCCTTCCCGGAGGGCGGCCGGGACCACGCCGAACCCCCCCTTGAGGCCCTCCACGGCCTCGCTCAGGGTGTAGGGGAAGACCTCCACCCGGCGCACCCCTTCCGGGCGGTAGCGCACGAGCCTTTCGGGAAAGGGAAGAGGGGTGTCCCGGAGGAGGACGAGGAGGTCGGCGTCGCTGAAGGCGGTGGCCTCCCCCCGGGCCAGGGAGCCGAAGAGGACCACGGCGAGGACCTCGGGGCGCTCCCCCAGGGCCCTTGCCGCCTCGGCCACCTCCTTAAGGCGGGCCTTCGGGTCAAAGCGGAAGACGCGGGTCAAAGCTTTTCCTCCACGAAGGCCAGGATCTTTTGGGCTAGGTCCAGGGCCTCCTCCGCCTCGAGGCGGGTGTAGTGCCGGGCGGCGGGGCCCGCCGGGTGGGCGTCCGGGTAGCGGGTGGGGATGTAGTACTTGTCCAAGACCTTGGCGGCCTCCACCAGGTCCTCGGGCACGTCCACATCCTCGGGAAGGTCGGCCAGGAGGTCCAGGATGGAGTGACCCCAGGCCACCTGGCCCCGGGCCAGATGAAGCCCCTTGAGGGCGGCCTCGGCGGCCTGTTGCGCGGCGAAGCAGGCCCAGGCGTAGTCGCCTAGGCCCAAGCTTCCCTGGGCGTGGCGCAGGTTGTGCCTCGCCTGCTCCAGCCAGTCCCGGGCCCGGTTCACCCCCTTATTATCCCACGCTCCAGGGGAACCCACGGCACACACCCCGCCTATCCCTTCCCCTAGACTGGTAAGGGTGAAGGCCAAGACCCTAGGCGAACTCAGGCGCACCTACCCCCTGGAGAAGCTCCGCCGCACCGTGAAGGACGAGGCCAGGGAGAACCTCCGGGAGAAGCTCAGGCGCGGGGAGAGGCTTTTCCCCGGCATCCACGGCTACGAGGACACGGTGATCCCCGCCCTGGTCCAGGCCATCCTCGCCAAGCAGAACTTCATCCTCCTCGGCACCCGGGGCCAGGCGAAAAGCCGGATCCTGCGAAGCCTCACGAGCCTCCTGGACGAGGAGGTTCCCGCCCTCGCCACGGAGCTTCGCGACAACCCCCTCCACCCCATCTCCCCCGAGGGAAAGCGCCTCCTGGAGGAGGCCGGGGACGACGCCCCCATCGTCTGGCTTTCCCGGGAGGACCGGTACGTGGAGAAGCTCGCCACCCCCGACACCACCGTGGCCGACCTCCTCGGGGACATGGACCCCATCAAGGCGGCCAGGCGGGGCACGGGGATGGCGGACCTGGAGAGCATCCACTACGGCCTCCTGCCCCGGGCGAACCGGGGGATCTTCGCCGTGAACGAGCTCGCCGACCTCGCCCCCAAGGTGCAGGTGGCCCTCTTCAACATCCTCGAGGAAGGGGACGTCCAGATCCGGGGCTACCCCCTCCGGCTTCCCCTGGACGTCTGGCTCGTCTTCACCGCCAACCCCCAGGACTACACCGCCCGGGGCCGCATCGTGACCCCCCTCAAGGACCGGATCGGGAGCGAGATCCGCACCCACTACCCCCGCTCCTTGGAGGAGGGGGCCCGGATCAGCGCCCAGGAGGCCTACGTGCCGGAGGGGGTCCTGGTCCCGGAGTGGGTGAGGCTTTCCGTGGAGGCCGTGGCCTTCGTCGCCCGGGAGGACCGCCGCGTGGACCAGACGGCGGGGGTCTCCCAGCGCCTCGCCATCAGCCTTTTGGAGGTGGTGGCGGCAAGCGCCGAGCGCCGCGCCCTCCTCCACGGGGGAAGGCCCGTGGCGAGGCCTTTGGACCTCTACCAGGGGCTTCCCGCCATCACCGGGAAGCTGGAATTGGAGTACGAGGGGGAGCTCCAGGGGGCGGAGAGGGTGGCGCGGGAGATCGTGCAGCGGGCCTTCGGCCTGGTCCTCCCCCGCTACCGCTTAAGGACCGAGCCCATCGTGGCCCACTTTGAGGAGGGAAACCTCCTCACCCTGCCCGAGGGGGACGTGGAGGAGGCCCTTAAGGCCATGGCCGGGGTCCCGGGGCTTCTGGAGGCGGCGAGGGCCCTGGCCGAGGGGGAAGCCCCTGAGGTTTTGCTTTCCGCCGGGGAGTTCGTCCTGGAAGGCCTGGTGGGCCGAAGGAAGCTCTCCCGGGGCGAGGCGACCTACCAGGCGGCGGAGCGCCCGAGGAGCTATGGCAACTAGCCTGGACCGGGACAAGGAGGCGGTCCTAAGGGCCCTGAGGCCCTACCTCGAGGGCACGGGGACGAGGCTCTTTCTCTTCGGCTCCTTCGCCCGGGGGGAGGGGAGGCAAGCCTCCGACCTGGACCTCGCCCTCCTCTCCCCCGTACCCCTTAAGGACCTCATGCCCCTCCTCCGGGAGGCCCTGGAGGAGGCCCCCGTGGTGCGGCGGGTGGACCTCGTGGACCTTGCCGAGGCCGAGCCTGCCTTCCGGGAGCGGGTGCTTAGGGAGGGGGTGCTTTGGGCCGAGTTCTAGAACGCATCCAGGTGGCGGAGAAGGCCCTGGCCACGCTGAAGGAGCTGGCCTTCTTGGAAGACCCGAGCCCCGTGGAGCGGGACGCCGCCATCCAGCGCTTTGAGTACACCTTTGAGGCCTTCTGGAAGGCCCTCCAGGCTTACCTGCGGGAAAAGGAGGGCCTCGAGGGGGCAAGCCCCAAGGGAGTTATCCGCCTGGCCCGGGAGGTGGGTCTACTCAGGGACGAGGAAGCCCGCCTGGCCTTGGGCATGGTGGACGACCGCAGCCTCACGGTCCACACCTACAACGAGCCCCTGGCCCGGGCCATCTTCCGGC of the Thermus thermophilus HB8 genome contains:
- a CDS encoding phosphoenolpyruvate carboxylase, with amino-acid sequence MSQDPFALLKAEVDLLGRLLGEAIRTLSGERFFALVEEVRALAKARRQGDEAAGEALLARVEGLSTEEAEALVRAFTHYFHLVNLAEERHRVRVNRLRAQAETLESPRPEGFLALAKALKERGLSLEEAEAHLNRLELLLTFTAHPTETRRRTLRHHLEALQRELEAGDRERLAARVALLYGTEEVRKARPTVEDEIKGGLYYLPTTLWEAVPRVVAGLEAALERVYGRRPRLKSPVRFRSWIGGDRDGNPFVTPEVTAFAGRYAREVARRRFLEALEDLVRDLSLAEARVPVPREVRERGEGVERFMGEPYRRYFAALYRALEREEATTEGLLAALKAAERGLREVGLGRVAEAFLDPLEARLSAFGLELAPLDLREESGRLLEAAAELLRVGGVHPDFLALPQEERERLLTEELKTARPLLPVGEAPEGEALRVALGALKAWRDKGAHVVSMTHHPEDLLAVFLLAREVGLYRPGRPLPFDVVPLFETLEDLRRAPGVLRRLLENPVFLAHARGRGGVEVMIGYSDSNKDAGFLMANLALYEAQEALSRVGEEVGLPVYFFHGRGTSTARGGGPAGRAIASLPPRSVGRRIRLTEQGEALADRYSHPDLAVRHLEQMLYHFALAALGPGQEPEARWREALAQAAEESTRRYRALLQEEGFFDFFEAFTPIREIGELPIASRPVYRRGRVRDIRDLRAIPWVMAWTQVRVLLPGWYGLSALEELPLDLLREMYRGWPFFASTLEAAAMALAKADMGVARLYLRLVPEPLRFFYRRLAEEHARTVALLEAVFQAPLLHNQRTLERQIRLRNPYVDPINIVQVELLRRYRAPGGKEDEALRRALLLSILGVAAGLRNAG
- the mscL gene encoding large conductance mechanosensitive channel protein MscL; translated protein: MWRDLKDFLMRGNVVDLAVAVIIGTAFSQVVSSLVADVITPLIGALGGVPDFSGIRLGPIALGRFLNALLNFLIVGTTVYFLVVVPMREAQKRLRKPPQETPPPEPPEEIRLLREILEELRKKT
- the tatA gene encoding twin-arginine translocase TatA/TatE family subunit codes for the protein MNLGPMEIILILLIVLLLFGAKKLPELARGIGQAAREFRKGIQEEEKKEEPKA
- a CDS encoding tetratricopeptide repeat protein, yielding MRWLLVVAGLLAAGGLAQTPPPPAAQTAEQNPLRLGVQLYALGRYDAALTLFERALKENPQDPEALYWLARTQLKLGLVNPALENGKTLVARTPRYLGGYMVLSEAYVALYRQAEDRERGKGYLEQALSVLKDAERVNPRYAPLHLQRGLVYALLGERDKAEASLKQALALEDTPEIRSALAELYLSMGRLDEALAQYAKALEQAPKDLDLRVRYASALLLKGKAEEAARVLEEGHRIKPLNAEGWYTLGQAYLALGRTKEAGVALENAVALAPLRFPAAYYYLGQVYLALGDYPKAKSRLTVAVRLEPKRAEYRYSLCLANEKLGDKEGARYQCQEALKLRPDYKEAEEVLKRL
- the hslU gene encoding ATP-dependent protease ATPase subunit HslU; translation: MNLTPAEIVRELSKHIVGQEAAKRAVAVALRNRYRRKKLPPEIAREVTPKNILMIGPTGVGKTEIARRLARLAGAPFVKVEATKFTEVGYVGRDVDSIVRDLAEASYQLVLEEMKKKVEEKALALAEEELATLLRTSVAEVRSGRLDGHFVEVQVEEEVALPFMGVLGGEAFGGMGEMLKGLLPRRPVRRRMTVREAREVLKNQHAERLIDKEELKEEARRRAQEEGIVFIDEIDKVARREGTVGPDVSGEGVQRDLLPIVEGTVVSTRIGPISTEHVLFIAAGAFHVAKPSDLIPELQGRFPIRVELSPLGPEEFYRILKEPENSLIRQYTELLKADGTELVFEDEALWAIAQAAHRANQELEDIGARRLATVLEKVLEEVSFQTDLGRVEITRAYVEKRLEAVFASPDLTRFVL
- the hslV gene encoding ATP-dependent protease subunit HslV; amino-acid sequence: MPRGYLGGVEIHGTTILAVRKDGVTALAGDGQVTFGQTVLKRGAVKVRKLEVGEGVLVGFAGGVADALALLERFEERLKEAKGNLLKGAVETAKLWRTDRVLRHLQAMIVAADRESMVLLSGSGEVITPEEPLLAVGSGGPYALAAAKALYRHTGLSAKEIATEALRIAAEVDLYTSGQVTVLTLGEA
- a CDS encoding nucleotidyltransferase domain-containing protein, which produces MTRVFRFDPKARLKEVAEAARALGERPEVLAVVLFGSLARGEATAFSDADLLVLLRDTPLPFPERLVRYRPEGVRRVEVFPYTLSEAVEGLKGGFGVVPAALREGKLLFEREGAWEALRRLA
- a CDS encoding HEPN domain-containing protein; amino-acid sequence: MNRARDWLEQARHNLRHAQGSLGLGDYAWACFAAQQAAEAALKGLHLARGQVAWGHSILDLLADLPEDVDVPEDLVEAAKVLDKYYIPTRYPDAHPAGPAARHYTRLEAEEALDLAQKILAFVEEKL
- a CDS encoding sigma 54-interacting transcriptional regulator, which encodes MKAKTLGELRRTYPLEKLRRTVKDEARENLREKLRRGERLFPGIHGYEDTVIPALVQAILAKQNFILLGTRGQAKSRILRSLTSLLDEEVPALATELRDNPLHPISPEGKRLLEEAGDDAPIVWLSREDRYVEKLATPDTTVADLLGDMDPIKAARRGTGMADLESIHYGLLPRANRGIFAVNELADLAPKVQVALFNILEEGDVQIRGYPLRLPLDVWLVFTANPQDYTARGRIVTPLKDRIGSEIRTHYPRSLEEGARISAQEAYVPEGVLVPEWVRLSVEAVAFVAREDRRVDQTAGVSQRLAISLLEVVAASAERRALLHGGRPVARPLDLYQGLPAITGKLELEYEGELQGAERVAREIVQRAFGLVLPRYRLRTEPIVAHFEEGNLLTLPEGDVEEALKAMAGVPGLLEAARALAEGEAPEVLLSAGEFVLEGLVGRRKLSRGEATYQAAERPRSYGN
- a CDS encoding nucleotidyltransferase family protein, translated to MATSLDRDKEAVLRALRPYLEGTGTRLFLFGSFARGEGRQASDLDLALLSPVPLKDLMPLLREALEEAPVVRRVDLVDLAEAEPAFRERVLREGVLWAEF
- a CDS encoding HI0074 family nucleotidyltransferase substrate-binding subunit, with the translated sequence MGRVLERIQVAEKALATLKELAFLEDPSPVERDAAIQRFEYTFEAFWKALQAYLREKEGLEGASPKGVIRLAREVGLLRDEEARLALGMVDDRSLTVHTYNEPLARAIFRRLPDYARLMEQVLGRLRR